The sequence below is a genomic window from Aureispira sp. CCB-E.
AGTAGATTCTAAATATGATACCGACAAAGCAGGTCGATGGTTTTTTGTCGATTCAAAGTATGATGCAGACAAAAAAATCTATTTTGTAGATTCAAAATACGATGCTGACCTGAAAATCTATTACGCAAGTTCAAAATACGATGCAGGCTGGCGTGAAAGTGGTAAGAAGCATATCATGCACTAAAAAATAATACAATTATTACATCGCTTCGATTTTGGGCAGTACTATTGGCTAAGAGTTTAATAGGTCTAAATTCGAAGCGATTTTTTATTTTCTTAATAGTTGTAAGTAAGAGGTCAGAAAAAATAACAAGTAAAACATGAAACCTATATTATACTATACCTTTTTTTTGGAAGGAAAGAAACTATATTATATCAATACAGGAGGGGAATATATGAGAGGGGGAGAAAAAGAAATAAAACTTTTGATGATGGAACAGTAGAGTTAAGGTCATGTAGCAATAGTTATTATAAAGGACCAATACCATAAATAATGATTAATAGCAAAACTCGATAGGCAATCCAAGAAAGCGTAATACTCCAATGCAACTTTAGTCGTTCTACTCTATCTTTGTGGATTAAAATAATAACCCCAACGATGACCAAAAAGTAAGTCGTATACCACCAAGGAGCATCCCAACCTGTCCACCAAGCCAATAACAAAACAGGCATCAAAAGTAATGCACCAATAAGAGAGACTGTCATCATGTTTCCTAAATAATGAATCAGTCGATTTTTGGTAAGATGCCCAATAACAACTGTTTGAAAGATTAGTTGTCCTGCACTCATAAAAAACTCTCTATAAAAGCCTTGGTCAGGAACAACAGGAACCAACAACTCGCCATAATATCCTAATAAAATAGAGATAAGCAACCAAGCTAGAAAGATATAAAGCCATCGCCACCCTAAATGAGGATTGATGAAATGATCGGCTTCGTATTGAGCAGGAGGAAAAATAACAAGCTTATTTTCTTGAATGAAACGGCTCATGACTAAAAAGCTGTTTACTTGATAATATGATAACGAGCAGCTTTATCTTGTTG
It includes:
- a CDS encoding DUF6150 family protein translates to MKQLFFLCAFVIFMTMSTQSNAQKVWEASSKYDADVKVYVVDSKYDADLVVYKVDSKYDTDKAGRWFFVDSKYDADKKIYFVDSKYDADLKIYYASSKYDAGWRESGKKHIMH